One genomic window of Haliotis asinina isolate JCU_RB_2024 chromosome 4, JCU_Hal_asi_v2, whole genome shotgun sequence includes the following:
- the LOC137281037 gene encoding uncharacterized protein, translated as MNKCTNDLALRGKRALLQILYNLRKIDVVDPKVFFKIFDSQIQPILLYGAELWGVSRIENIEKIHVLACKRYLNVGLQTPNVIIYGECGRYPLYINALCRVIKYWLKLTEMHPGRIPKKSYDMLLYLDNIGQNNYASHIRNILLSHGFGFVWLAQGVGNKVDFLRCFKDVCINMFYQSWHCTLHSSSRYDLYRECKSLLVTEKYLSVIHEFKYRNVLIKFRAGLLRLKQNEGRWLNIDVSLRTCPLCKFGIEDEFHFLLVCKYYSEERLRYFPHVYNRIPNIFIFKSLLSSASRISLLNVCKYIYAAYKKRQTLLNA; from the coding sequence atgaataaatgtacaAACGATCTAGCACTGAGAGGAAAAAGGGCATTATTGCAAATTTTATACAACTTAAGAAAGATTGATGTGGTTGATCCGAAggtattctttaaaatatttgactCACAAATTCAACCAATATTACTTTATGGAGCGGAGTTATGGGGGGTTAGCCGCATTGAAAACATAGAAAAAATTCATGTCCTCGCATGTAAGAGATATTTAAATGTAGGATTACAAACGCCTAACGTTATAATATATGGCGAATGCGGACGATATCCTTTATACATAAATGCCTTATGTCGAGTTATTAAATATTGGTTAAAACTTACAGAAATGCACCCTGGTAGAATACCCAAAAAGTCATATGATATGTTATTGTATTTAGATAACATTGGGCAAAACAATTATGCTTCTCATATTCGTAATATACTTCTTTCACATGGATTTGGCTTTGTATGGTTAGCACAAGGTGTAGGTAATAAAGTCGATTTccttagatgttttaaagatgtatgtataaatatgttttaccaaTCCTGGCATTGTACTCTTCACAGCAGTTCACGCTACGATTTGTACAGAGAGTGTAAAAGTCTGCTGGTTACTGAGAAATATCTAAGCGTTATACATGAATTTAAATATCGCAATGTTCTTATCAAATTCCGAGCAGGCTTACTacgattgaaacaaaatgaaggaAGATGGCTAAATATTGATGTATCTTTACGCACATGTCCTCTTTGTAAATTCGGTATAGAGGATGAATTCCATTTCCTTTTAGTATGCAAGTATTATTCTGAAGAAAGACTACGTTATTTTCCACATGTCTATAACCGAAttccaaatatatttatattcaaaaGCTTGTTATCTTCAGCGTCCAGGATATCATTGctaaatgtatgtaaatatatatatgctgcTTACAAAAAGAGGCAGACTTTGTTAAACGCCTAA